Proteins encoded together in one Bombus affinis isolate iyBomAffi1 chromosome 2, iyBomAffi1.2, whole genome shotgun sequence window:
- the LOC126924925 gene encoding serine/arginine repetitive matrix protein 1 isoform X3 has translation MQINLTGFLNGRNARSFMGELWDLLVSAQESVTGIPEAFLQQKKDQIKKRLEEQEKLQASLAEKEKEKEREKEKDEAESKIKKEEKERGSSKERRRDRSRDRDRDRKRSRSRDRHRDRDRSSRKRRSSSRSPSKNSLKDNGKDMTEIKVEREDSPQPENAIPLMPVKTKPEAAVAISRLQAKLMSIADGKKKNNRTPSPESLEKAKKSRSRSKSPISRSKKSRSKSPSRDSKTRRSRSPASKSRRSRSKSRSRRSRSRSKSRRSKSRSQDRSKSRRTKSKSPRSHSRSRSRSKKSRSKSIDRSKSRKSRSDSSDSRSSKSRSKSPDKRKDTLDSNRKRDASTSSSTESEEEKGAKDKNDFEIRKKKDGVQAKRSYRKTNKDDSGSDSDSSRERKSVPKRRSPTPRKDRGRSKDRDRSRDRSRDRSRDRSRDRSRDRNRRRSIDRERERRRERERERERERLDRYSGSRSMRPPSVRRAPSRRRSPPRRSPARYRRRSPSPGDRRRRRSLDRRRRSSERRDRRRSPDRRDSRRRSPDGRDRSLRYDRSSSRDRSSRRDRSRDRDRRDRDRRSRSRDRRSRSKDQRSSVDHSRDGKRSPDRSRDAKEKTKDKKVDEKIKRSTDTGSRKELRNGRSKSSSSESSESSSSSNEDEVTRKSLERKSSQEKRERERDREHADEKRKEKEKPIKEESIKRPEKDIKKAEPVNIKKPDLSVSPKKLQSATLPVTRHRFSKSLSRTPSPFKKTEDIIAAVKIKQPLKEDNKEGSPKEESSFSSADTFPLKKDEKSIKSIKTTSEDKKSGQKSSEPVLLKKPAEVIKKSKREKRDGSTDSNDSESEGKKRSKKLEKSKKSRKASTDEEKSDKCGSSSDSEEERKHAEKTKKIRDSNRGDSLDERTKDRKDSRKREMNENESRKRPKKELEEETKKSKRSRKDSSSGDEEQKIKRNKSEDDRSRLRKSKKDSSSDDEPKKTRKRRDSSSEDEKSRTRKSRKDSTSEDEGKVRLKKSKRDSSTDDEEIGEKDAKKKRKADDSSDEEKVKKKRKKKTKTSTSESEESEVEEKKKKKDKKHKKHKKHKKHRKHKKKKVADSDESDVSEGNTEELEKKLREKALKSMKKGHSIEGSD, from the exons ATGCAGATCAACCTCACTGGCTTTCTGAATGGAAGAAATGCTCGATCTTTCATGGGTGAACTATGGGACCTCTTGGTCTCTGCTCAAGAAAGTGTAACGGGCATTCCAGAGGCTTTCTTGCAACAAAAGAAAGATCAAATAAAAAAGCGTTTG GAAGAGCAGGAGAAACTCCAAGCTTCTTTGGcggagaaagaaaaggaaaaggaaagagagaaagaaaaagatgaagCCGAAAgcaagataaaaaaagaagagaaagaacgtGGTTCTTCGAAGGAGCGTCGAAGAGATCGAAGTAGAGATCGTGATAGAGACAG AAAAAGAAGTCGATCGAGAGATCGACACAGGGATCGTGACAGATCGAGCCGCAAAAGACGATCTTCTTCAAGATCGCCTAGTAAAAATTCGCTTAAAGACAACGGGAAAGATATGACTGAAATTAAAGTCGAACGAGAAGATTCGCCACAACCTGAAAATGCTATACCGCTCATGCCAGTTAAGACAAAACC GGAAGCCGCTGTTGCGATATCGCGATTACAAGCTAAATTAATGAGCATTGCTGAtgggaaaaagaaaaacaatcgTACTCCATCTCCTGAATCATTAGAAAAAGCAAAAAAATCTAGATCTAGATCAAAATCACCTATAAGCCGCTCCAAAAAATCTAGATCCAAATCGCCCAGTCGAGATTCAAAAACACGTCGTTCTCGATCACCGGCATCTAAGTCGAGGCGATCAAGATCTAAGTCAAGATCAAGACGATCTAGGTCTAGGTCAAAGTCTAGAAGATCCAAATCCAGGTCGCAAGATCGCTCGAAATCGAGACGTACAAAGTCCAAGTCTCCAAGATCGCATTCGAGATCTCGTTCACGATCTAAAAAATCAAGATCGAAAAGCATTGATAGGAGTAAGTCTAGAAAATCGAGATCCGATTCAAGCGATTCAAGATCATCAAAATCTCGTTCGAAGTCACCGGATAAGAGAAAGGATACTCTCGATTCCAACAGGAAACGAGATGCAAGTACAAGCAGTAGCACCGAatcagaagaagaaaaaggagcgAAAGATAAAAATGACTTCGAAattagaaagaagaaagatgGAGTACAGGCAAAGAGATCATATAGGAAAACAAATAAGGATGACAGTGGTAGTGACAGTGACTCGAGTCGAGAAAGGAAATCAGTTCCTAAGCGAAGGAGTCCAACGCCACGAAAAGATAGAGGTCGATCAAAGGACAGAGATAGATCGCGAGATAGATCACGCGATAGATCACGGGATAGGTCTCGGGATAGATCTCGAGATAGGAATAGAAG AAGATCCATAGACAGAGAAcgtgaaagaagaagagaacggGAGCGAGAAAGGGAACGGGAGAGATTGGATAGATACAGCGGCAGTCGCAGCATGCGACCTCCATCTGTGCGCAGAGCACCTAGTAGACGCAG AAGTCCTCCTCGGAGAAGCCCGGCACGATATCGTCGCAGATCACCAAGTCCCGGAGATAGGCGCCGAAGAAGATCTCTCGATCGAAGACGAAGATCATCGGAAAGAAGAGACAGACGTCGATCTCCGGATCGTCGTGATAGCAGACGTCGTTCGCCAGACGGACGGGACCGATCCCTCAGGTACGATAGATCTTCCTCTCGTGACAGATCGAGTAGGCGAGACCGTTCCAGAGACAGGGACAGAAGGGATAGAGATAGAAGATCTAGATCTAGGGATCGTAGGTCTAGATCAAAAGATCAAAGATCATCGGTGGATCATTCGAGAGATGGAAAACGATCTCCCGATCGCTCAAGAGATGCTAAGGAGAAGACAAAGGACAAGAAAGtggatgaaaaaattaaaagatcAACTGATACGGGATCGCGAAAAGAATTACGAAACGGAAGGTCTAAGTCAAGTAGCTCGGAAAGTAGCGAAAGTAGTTCCTCTAGCAATGAGGATGAAGTGACCAG AAAGTCACTAGAGCGGAAATCGTCTCAAGAAAAACGGGAACGTGAGAGGGATCGTGAACACGCAGATGAGAAACGTAAAGAAAAGGAGAAGCCTATCAAGGAGGAATCCATCAAACGACCAGAAAAGGACATCAAGAAAGCTGAACCTGTGAACATCAAGAAACCAGATCTCAGCGTTTCTCCTAAAAAACTTCAATCTGCTACGCTTCCTGTGACCAGACACAGG TTTTCGAAGAGTTTATCTCGAACGCCGTCTCCGTTTAAAAAGACTGAAGACATCATAGCAGCAGTTAAAATCAAACAACCATTGAA AGAAGATAACAAAGAGGGATCACCAAAAGAAGAATCGAGCTTTTCATCTGCGGATACGTTCCCGCTAAAAAAGGATGAAAAATCGATCAAATCAATCAAAACTACATCCGAGGACAAGAAATCAGGTCAAAAATCGTCAGAGCCAGTTCTCTTGAAAAAGCCAGCAgaagtaataaaaaaatcgaAGAGGGAAAAACGCGATGGTTCTACAGATTCAAATGATAGTGAAAGCGAAG GTAAGAAAAGATCAAAAAAGTTAGAGAAGTCCAAGAAATCCAGGAAAGCTTCCACGGATGAAGAGAAGTCAGACAAATGTGGTTCTAGTTCAGATTCTGAAGAGGAAAGAAAGCACGCAGAGAAAACCAAAAAAATTAGAGACTCGAATCGAGGCG ATTCATTAGATGAACGTACAAAAGACAGAAAAGATAGCAGAAAACGGGAAATGAACGAGAACGAATCTCGTAAGCGACCGAAAAAAGAATTAGAAGAGGAAACGAAGAAATCAAAAAGATCTAGGAAAGATTCCTCTTCGGGAGATGAGGAAcagaagataaaaagaaataaaagtgaAGACGATAGGTCCAGattacgaaaatccaaaaaagaTTCTAGTTCGGACGATGAGCCGAAAAAGACACGAAAACGAAGAGACAGTTCTTCGGAAGATGAAAAGTCAAGAACGAGGAAGTCAAGAAAGGATTCTACGAGCGAAGACGAAGGGAAAGTACGTTTGAAAAAATCTAAACGAGACTCAAGTACAGATGATGAAGAGATTGGAGAAAAAGAtgcgaagaaaaagagaaaagcggATGACAGTTCAGATGAAGAAAAAGTGAAGAAAAAACGTAAGAAGAAGACTAAAACTAGCACTAGTGAATCAGAG GAAAGTGAagtagaagaaaagaaaaagaagaaggataaAAAGCACAAGAAACATAAGAAGCATAAGAAACAtagaaaacataaaaagaagaagGTTGCAGATTCTGACGAATCTGATGTAAGTGAAGGTAATACAGAAGAATTAGAAAAAAAACTTCGCGAGAAAGCATTAAAATCGATGAAGAAAGGACACAGCATAGAAGGAAGTGATTGA